CGACGTCGACTGGGCGGCGCTGTACGAGGCGTCGCCGGCCGAGCGCCTCCGGCGGTACCTGTCGATCCCCCGCGAGGCGGTGGCCGACCTCGTCCCGACGTGGCGGGTGGCGACGTACGCGACGCCGGCGCCCGCGAACGACCGCCTGCTCCCGTTCGCCGTCAACGGCCTCTCGCCGGTCCGGACGTCGGCGGTCCGGCACGCGGCGGCCCCGGCCACGCGGGAGCGACTGGGCGTCGACGAGTTCCTCAGGTCGGCGGACGCGCCGTCGCGGGCCCGCGCGGACGCGCCGGGCGTCGAGCGCGACCGGGCCTCCGACGTCTCCTACGTCTCTTTCCCCTCGACGGACGCGCTGGAGGTGGCGTGGCTCGGCGAGGAGCGGCCGATCGGCGCGAACCACCTGCTCGAAGCGGGCTTCGAGAACAAACTCGCGCGCGGGCGGCCCGGCGCGGGGATCGACATCACCGTCGTCTGTAACGACCCGTCGATGAGCGCGGAGTACGACGGCGCCGACCGGTCGCTGTACGGCGACCGCGACGAGTTGCCGTTCGACGTCGACGTCCGCTACGACCTCTCCCGGGAGGAACTCGCGGACGTCCTCGCGGCCGACACCGACTTCCTGCACTACGTCGGCCACAGCGAGTCGACGGCGTTCGTCTGTCGCGACGGCCGCGTCGACGCCGGCGACCTCGACCGCGTCGGCCCCTACGCGTTCCTGCTCAACGGCTGTACCTCCTACGAGCAGGGGGTCCGGATGCTCGACGGCGGGAGCGTCGGCGGAATCGTCACCCACAGCGACGTCGGCAACGACGACGCGACGGCCATCGGGCGGTCGATCGCACGGCTGTTGAACGCCGGCTTCTCGCTGCGGGCCGCCCTCGAAATCGCGCGCGACCGCCGGACCGTCGGCACCCAGTACGTCGTCGTCGGCGACGGCGGCGCGCAGGTCGCCCAGAACGAGGCCGGCACGCCGGTCCGCTACCGGATCGACTCCCGCGCGGACGGCCGGTACGACCTGCGCGTCGAGACCTACCCTACCCTGGAGGCGGGGATGGGCGCGATGTACCTCCCCTACCTCGACGGCGTCGACACCCACTACCTGACCGGCGGGGCGTTACCGCCGTTTGCCGTCGACGCCGCGCAACTGGCGCGGTTCCTCGGCCTCGAGGAGGTGCCGGTCCTGTTCGACGGCGAGCGCCGCTGGTCGAGCGAGGTCGACGTGGCGGCCTGAGCGAGTTCGCCCCGCACGACGCGGGGCGACACCCGTCGAACGGCGGACCGCCGTCTCGACTACCGAACGGGCGGGACCCGGAAAATCGGAGCGGCGTCGCCGGTCGACGCGCGATCAGTAGGTGGTGGCGCCGGAAGCCGCCGCCGCGCTGCCGGCCTGCGAGAGCGCCAGCATGATCGCGAACAGGAAGCCGATCGTTCGGGGGTTCTCGGTGACGTACGCCCGGAGGGCGGAAGTGTCTTCGGACATTGCATATTACCGGGCGGCGGCGACGCACTTGAAAATATCTTAACATTACATACCCAAAATAAATTGGCGTTACCGGGCGACGTCGAAAAGCCAATAGGTGATTACCGCGACGCTGGCGACGGTTCCCGACCGGTCCCGGGACGGGCGCTATCGGTGCCGCGAGGGAGACGGCGGCCGGCGCGTCGGTGTCAGAGGTCCATCCCGCCGTTGACGTCGATCACCTCGCCGGTGATGTACGAGGACTCCTCGCTGGCGAGAAAGCGGACGGTGGCGGCGACGTCCTCGACCTCGGCCAGCCGTTCGAGCGGGATGCTCGCGATGATCCGGTCGAGCACCTTCTGGGGCACCGTCTCGAGCATGTCGGTGTGGGTGAAGCCGGGAGCGACGCAGTTGGCCGTCGAACCGCCCTGGGCGAGTTCGAGCGCGATGGTGCGCGTGAAGCCGAACATGCCGCTCTTGGCGGCGGCGTAGTTGGCCTGCCCGAAGTTGCCCTGCTTGCCGACGACGCTCGAGATGTTGATCAGTCGGCCCTCCTCGGCGTTCCAGATGTCGTCGTAGAACGCCTGCGTGCAGTTGAACATCCCGCCGAGGTTGACGTCCATCACGCGCTCCCACTCCTCGCGGCTCATGTCGACGAACTGGGTGTCGGCGGTGATGCCGGCGTTGTTCACGAGGACGTCCGCGGGCCCGAACGCCTCGTGGCACGCCTCGCGCATCCGCTCGACCTCCTCGCGGTTCGTGACGTCGGCCTGGGCGGCGATCGCCTCGCCGCCGAGGTCCTCGATCGCCTCGACGGTCTCGTAGGCCGGCCCCTCCGAGGACCGGTAGTTGATCACCACGTTCGCGCCCTCCTCGCCGAGGCGCTCGGCGATGCCCCGCCCGATTCCGCGCGCCGATCCGGTGACGACGCAGGTTCGCCCGTCCATTGGCATGGTCGTGCACACGTTAGACGTCCGACGTTAAATAACGACCCCGTCCGTCTATCGTTCCGAAACACGCGTCGCGAGCGCCGCTCGACCGGGCGACGCGTACGTTTCAACCGACCGAAAAGACCTTCTCCTCGCGGGTCGACGTCCGGACCGTGTTCGCTTCGATCCCTCCGCTCGACCTCGCGGTGATCGCCGCCGGACTCGCCTTGCTGCCCCTCTCGGCGGCCGCGCTCGCGTACGCCGTCGCGGCCGACGCGAACGCGCGCGGCCGCCGCGGCCTCGAGTGGGGCGTCGGGACGTTCCTGTTCCCGATCCCCGTCGGTCCCCTCTACGCCGCCCGCCTGCTGGGCCGGCCGCCGGCCCGGACGCGCCCGCGCTCGCGGCGCGAACGCGCCGCCGGGTCGGTCGGCGTCGGCGGCCTCGTGGCACTCGCCGTCGCCGCGGCGGCTACGCCCCCGGACCCGCTCTCGGTCGCGACGGTCGCCGTCCCGCTGACCGCCGGCTTCGCCGCGCTCGCGTACGTCCTCCTGTACGGATCCGGCCCCGGACGGCGTCGCGAGCGCGTCCGGGGCGAGAGCGGGTGAGAAATCAGCGTTCGCGGGCCTGTTCGATCCAGTTTTCGATCCGGCCGGGCGCGATGCCCGTCTCGGCGGCGAGGGCGGCGGCGTCGGCGCCGGCGAGGCCGTCGAACGTCTCGATACCGGCCTCGCGGAGGTCGGTCGCGTACGCCTCGCCGACGCCGTCGAGGTCGGTCAGGTCGTCGGCCTCGACCGCGGGCCCGTCCGCCTGAAGCGTCTCCTCGCCGGTCTCGTCGACGTCGACGTCCTCGGCGAGGGCGGCGTCGGCTTCCTCGGGTTCGGGTTCGGGCACCCCGGGTTCGCCCTCGACGTCGGTACCGTTCGACCGCTCCTCGAACCACTCGCAGACGTCGGGCCAGAGTTCGGCGTGACTGCGCGAGGAGACGGACATCCCGATGTGGCCCGTCGGGAACTCCATGATCTCCGTGTCGTCGCTCGGGACGACCTCGTTGAACGGCTTGGACGCCCCCGGCGGGATCAGGTGGTCGTACTCGGCGACGATCTGGAGGATCGGCATCTCGAGGTTCGCGAGGTCGACGTGGGTCCCGTCGAGGTAGAGTTCGTTCTCGTACAGCCTGTTGTCCTGGTAGACGTCGCGGATGAACTGGTCGTAGGTCTCGCCGGCGACGTCGATGCCCTCGGCGAGCCACCGCTCCATCCGCGCGAAGTTCCCGACGAAGTCCTCGTCCTCGACGTTCTCGTAGAACCGGACGTACTTCGTGACGTTGTTCGCGACCGGGTCCATCAGCGCGAAGCCGACGTCGAGAAACTCCGCGGGGACGTTGTCGAAGGTGTCGGTCACCTCCTCGGGATCGTAGTACTCCTCGGCACCCCACAGTTCGAGGACGCCGCCCTCGCCGGCGAAACAGAGGCCGGCGGCCATCAACCCGAGGTTGCCGACCTTCTCGGGGAAGAGCGCGGCGTACATGGCGGACATGGTGCCGCCCATGCAGTAGCCGAGGACGTTGATCGCGTCCTCGCCG
The Salinilacihabitans rarus DNA segment above includes these coding regions:
- a CDS encoding DUF7503 family protein codes for the protein MSEDTSALRAYVTENPRTIGFLFAIMLALSQAGSAAAASGATTY
- a CDS encoding beta-ketoacyl-ACP reductase; this translates as MPMDGRTCVVTGSARGIGRGIAERLGEEGANVVINYRSSEGPAYETVEAIEDLGGEAIAAQADVTNREEVERMREACHEAFGPADVLVNNAGITADTQFVDMSREEWERVMDVNLGGMFNCTQAFYDDIWNAEEGRLINISSVVGKQGNFGQANYAAAKSGMFGFTRTIALELAQGGSTANCVAPGFTHTDMLETVPQKVLDRIIASIPLERLAEVEDVAATVRFLASEESSYITGEVIDVNGGMDL
- the phaC gene encoding class III poly(R)-hydroxyalkanoic acid synthase subunit PhaC; the encoded protein is MRNPYALALDAQRQAWEDAAEAAERLQVAPDRAETVNEVEVGQTPSEVVYEENKLELLHYEPQTETRHDVPILVVYALINRPYILDLQPDRSVIRRLLEAGFDVYMIDWGEPSALDRSLTLDDYVTRYVDNCVDVVRERSGEDAINVLGYCMGGTMSAMYAALFPEKVGNLGLMAAGLCFAGEGGVLELWGAEEYYDPEEVTDTFDNVPAEFLDVGFALMDPVANNVTKYVRFYENVEDEDFVGNFARMERWLAEGIDVAGETYDQFIRDVYQDNRLYENELYLDGTHVDLANLEMPILQIVAEYDHLIPPGASKPFNEVVPSDDTEIMEFPTGHIGMSVSSRSHAELWPDVCEWFEERSNGTDVEGEPGVPEPEPEEADAALAEDVDVDETGEETLQADGPAVEADDLTDLDGVGEAYATDLREAGIETFDGLAGADAAALAAETGIAPGRIENWIEQARER